A single window of Oreochromis aureus strain Israel breed Guangdong linkage group 7, ZZ_aureus, whole genome shotgun sequence DNA harbors:
- the slc31a1 gene encoding high affinity copper uptake protein 1 isoform X2, with translation MTHMHHMNHMKNSTMAPPTSTEHDHGSGGGGEGNHGGHMMMMTFYFGYNNVELLFTGLLINSPGEMVAACIGVFLLAALYEGLKIGREVLLRRSQVNVRYNSMPLPGADGTVLMETHKTVGQRMLSPAHFLQTLLHIIQVVVSYFLMLVFMTYNGYLCIAVAAGAGMGYFLFSWRKAVVVDITEHCH, from the exons ATGACTCACATGCACCACATGAACCACATGAAGAACAGCACCATGGCCCCGCCCACCAGCACAGAGCACGACCACGGCtctggaggaggaggggaaggGAACCATGGAGGTCACATGATG ATGATGACATTTTACTTCGGCTACAATAACGTGGAGCTGCTGTTCACCGGTCTGCTCATCAACTCACCTGGAG AGATGGTGGCTGCATGTATTGGTGTCTTCCTATTGGCTGCCCTGTACGAGGGGTTGAAGATTGGCCGTGAGGTTCTTCTGCGTCGCAGTCAGGTCAACGTCCGTTACAACTCTATGCCACTCCCCGGGGCTGATGGGACAGTGCTGATGGAGACGCACAAGACTGTCGG GCAGCGCATGCTGAGCCCCGCCCACTTCCTACAGACCCTGCTGCACATCATCCAGGTGGTCGTCAGCTACTTCCTGATGCTCGTCTTCATGACCTACAACGGTTACCTCTGTATTGCTGTGGCAGCTGGTGCTGGCATGGGCTACTTcctgtttagctggagaaaggCGGTGGTTGTTGACATCACAGAACACTGCCATTAG